A portion of the Thiohalomonas denitrificans genome contains these proteins:
- a CDS encoding Crp/Fnr family transcriptional regulator codes for MGHPEKNLLECFRRLPDAERDTLVAFAEFLVERAGSEPVDKQPKPIPRPEQESVIGAIKRLSETYHMLDRSKMLHETSALMAQHVMQGRAASQVIDELEVVFRRHYEKQFGDDNR; via the coding sequence ATGGGCCATCCCGAAAAAAACCTGCTGGAGTGCTTCCGGCGCTTGCCCGATGCAGAGCGTGACACCTTGGTGGCATTTGCAGAGTTCCTGGTGGAGCGGGCCGGGAGCGAGCCGGTGGACAAGCAGCCCAAACCGATCCCCCGTCCGGAGCAGGAGAGCGTCATCGGGGCCATCAAGCGGCTCTCCGAGACCTATCACATGCTCGACCGCTCTAAAATGCTTCATGAAACCTCGGCCCTGATGGCCCAGCACGTCATGCAGGGCCGGGCCGCCTCTCAGGTCATCGACGAGTTGGAGGTAGTCTTCCGGCGACACTATGAAAAGCAGTTCGGTGACGATAACCGATGA
- a CDS encoding AI-2E family transporter, which produces MNVITDWFRRYFSDPQAVLLVVLLMLGFGVVLTMGRMLAPVLAAMVIAYLLEGIVAVLEREGGGRTSSVILVFLVFMTFLMFLLFGVVPLLWTQTVELIRELPSYVSTGRDALLRLPEHYAFISEQQVNEIISVLRLHITNLGQRMLSLSISSIPGLITLVVYLILVPLLVFFFLKDKHRIVVWVTGFLPRERSLASHIWHEVDIQIGNYVRGKFWEILIIGVVTYVIFALMDLKYAILLGVLVGLSVLVPYIGAAVVTFPVAVIAYFQFGWTPEFAWIMVAYGIIQAIDGNLLVPLLFSEVVNLHPVAIIVAVLVFGGMWGVWGVFFAIPLATLVNALIRAWPRTEPDDQMPEEPASS; this is translated from the coding sequence ATGAACGTCATCACCGATTGGTTCCGGCGCTACTTCTCGGACCCGCAGGCAGTGCTGCTGGTGGTGCTGCTGATGCTTGGCTTTGGTGTTGTTCTGACCATGGGCCGGATGTTGGCCCCGGTCTTGGCGGCGATGGTCATCGCTTATCTGCTGGAGGGCATCGTCGCGGTCCTTGAGCGGGAAGGAGGCGGACGGACCAGCAGTGTTATCCTGGTCTTCCTCGTGTTCATGACTTTCCTGATGTTCCTGCTGTTCGGGGTGGTGCCGCTGCTGTGGACCCAGACGGTGGAGCTGATTCGTGAGCTGCCGAGCTATGTCAGCACCGGCCGCGACGCCTTGCTGCGACTGCCCGAGCATTACGCCTTCATTTCGGAGCAGCAGGTCAATGAAATCATCAGCGTGCTGCGGCTCCATATCACCAATCTCGGGCAGCGTATGCTTTCGCTCTCCATCTCCTCGATACCGGGTCTCATCACCCTGGTGGTGTACCTGATTCTGGTACCGCTGCTGGTGTTCTTCTTCCTGAAGGACAAGCACCGCATCGTCGTCTGGGTGACCGGCTTCCTGCCACGGGAGCGCTCTCTTGCCTCGCATATCTGGCATGAGGTCGATATCCAGATCGGAAACTACGTGCGGGGCAAATTCTGGGAGATCCTTATCATCGGGGTGGTGACCTATGTGATCTTCGCCCTGATGGACCTCAAGTATGCGATTCTGCTGGGGGTGCTGGTGGGGCTCTCGGTGCTGGTGCCCTATATCGGTGCTGCCGTGGTCACGTTTCCTGTGGCTGTGATTGCCTATTTCCAGTTTGGCTGGACTCCCGAGTTTGCCTGGATCATGGTCGCTTATGGGATTATCCAGGCCATCGACGGCAATCTCCTGGTGCCGCTGCTGTTCTCGGAAGTGGTGAATCTGCACCCGGTGGCGATTATCGTCGCCGTCCTCGTCTTCGGCGGAATGTGGGGCGTATGGGGCGTCTTCTTCGCCATCCCGCTCGCCACCCTCGTCAATGCCCTGATCCGTGCCTGGCCCCGCACCGAACCCGACGACCAAATGCCCGAAGAGCCGGCGAGCAGTTAA
- a CDS encoding PhoH family protein, which produces MTDNKSARPAGKRLFVLDTNVLMHDPTALFRFQEHDIYLPMVVIEELDNNKKGHSEVARNARQASRFLDEVMTGANKADIDAGLPLGEPGESAGQRPTGRIFFQTSSMEANLPATLPGSKPDNNILGTALALRETHAEQTVILVSKDTNMRIKAAAIGIHAEDYRNDQVLEDVNLLYSGNEELTSNFWELHSKEMESWKKEGRTFYRVAGPDAAHWHANEFLFLNGDDNEPASFEAVVRTVEDESAIIETVKDFRGSQKIWGISARNREQNFALNLLMDPEIDFVTMVGQAGTGKTLLTLAAGLAQVLDEQLYSEIIMTRVTVPVGEDIGFLPGTEEEKMAPWMGALMDNLEVLTQSEHNSDWERAATQELVAKRVKIRSLNFMRGRTFLNKYIIIDEAQNLTSKQMKTLITRAGPGTKVICLGNVAQIDTPYLTETNSGLTYVVDRFKGWAHSGHITLLRGERSRLADFASEAL; this is translated from the coding sequence ATGACTGACAACAAAAGCGCCCGTCCGGCCGGTAAACGGCTTTTTGTGCTTGATACGAACGTGCTGATGCACGATCCCACCGCCCTGTTCCGCTTCCAGGAACACGATATCTATCTGCCGATGGTCGTCATCGAAGAGCTCGACAATAATAAAAAAGGCCATTCGGAAGTTGCCCGCAATGCTCGCCAGGCAAGCCGCTTCCTCGACGAAGTGATGACGGGTGCCAACAAGGCCGACATCGACGCGGGCCTTCCCCTCGGTGAGCCGGGGGAGAGTGCCGGGCAGCGCCCCACCGGCCGGATCTTTTTCCAGACCTCCAGTATGGAGGCCAATCTTCCCGCCACCCTGCCGGGCAGCAAGCCGGATAACAATATCCTCGGAACGGCCCTCGCGCTCCGGGAAACGCACGCTGAACAGACGGTCATCCTGGTATCGAAGGATACCAACATGCGCATCAAGGCTGCCGCTATCGGTATTCACGCCGAGGATTACCGCAACGATCAGGTGCTGGAAGACGTCAATCTGCTCTATAGCGGTAACGAGGAGTTGACCAGCAATTTCTGGGAATTACACAGCAAGGAAATGGAATCCTGGAAAAAGGAGGGGCGCACGTTCTACCGCGTAGCCGGTCCCGACGCCGCTCACTGGCATGCCAACGAATTCCTTTTCCTGAACGGAGACGACAACGAGCCCGCTTCCTTCGAGGCCGTGGTGCGGACGGTGGAGGATGAAAGCGCCATCATCGAAACCGTAAAAGATTTCCGCGGCAGTCAAAAGATTTGGGGCATCTCCGCCCGTAACCGGGAGCAAAACTTTGCACTGAATCTGCTGATGGACCCGGAGATCGATTTCGTGACGATGGTCGGTCAGGCGGGTACCGGCAAGACGCTGCTGACCTTGGCGGCCGGCCTTGCGCAGGTCCTGGATGAACAGCTTTACAGCGAAATCATCATGACGCGCGTCACCGTTCCGGTGGGCGAGGATATCGGTTTTCTCCCCGGCACCGAAGAGGAGAAGATGGCCCCCTGGATGGGCGCCCTGATGGACAATCTCGAGGTTCTCACCCAGTCCGAACACAACAGTGACTGGGAGCGGGCAGCCACCCAGGAACTGGTGGCCAAGCGAGTAAAAATCCGCTCCCTGAACTTCATGCGGGGTCGGACCTTCCTCAACAAGTACATTATCATCGATGAGGCCCAAAACCTGACCTCGAAGCAGATGAAAACCCTGATCACCCGTGCCGGTCCCGGTACCAAGGTAATCTGCCTGGGCAATGTCGCCCAGATCGATACGCCCTATCTGACCGAAACCAACTCCGGTCTAACCTACGTCGTCGATCGTTTCAAGGGCTGGGCCCATAGCGGCCATATCACCCTGCTCCGCGGCGAACGCTCGCGGCTGGCGGATTTCGCTTCCGAGGCGCTTTAG
- a CDS encoding peroxiredoxin: MSQIAIGKEIPDFSLPATGDQTIRLSDLRGRNLVLYFYPKDSTPGCTREGQAFGDLHDSFHKYDTVILGVSRDSVKAHENFKARQGFPFDLLSDKEELLCRAFDVLKEKNMYGRKVMGIERSTFLVDAAGILREEWRKVKVDGHAEAVLEAVKGLHAQNHE; encoded by the coding sequence ATGAGCCAAATAGCGATCGGAAAGGAAATCCCCGACTTCAGCCTGCCTGCGACCGGCGATCAGACGATTCGTCTGTCGGATTTGAGGGGTCGGAACCTGGTGCTCTATTTTTACCCGAAGGACAGCACACCCGGCTGCACCCGGGAAGGACAGGCGTTCGGTGACCTTCATGATTCCTTTCATAAGTACGATACGGTCATCCTGGGCGTATCCCGGGACAGCGTGAAGGCCCATGAAAACTTCAAGGCCAGGCAGGGCTTCCCCTTCGATTTGCTATCGGACAAGGAAGAGCTCCTCTGCAGGGCATTCGACGTTCTCAAGGAAAAAAACATGTATGGTCGCAAGGTCATGGGCATCGAGCGCAGTACTTTTCTTGTCGATGCTGCAGGGATCCTGCGGGAGGAGTGGCGCAAAGTGAAGGTGGACGGCCATGCCGAAGCCGTTCTGGAGGCTGTTAAAGGACTCCATGCACAAAACCATGAGTGA
- a CDS encoding glycine cleavage system protein R yields MTQSKYLVISALGKDRPGIVDRLTGPVMEAGCNILDTRMTVLGGEFAILLMVEGSWAEVAKLEHLLPVLEKRLELTIIAKRTEERPDRTGGMPYLINVVSLDHPGIVNQIAGFFSTRNINIEDLYTESYRAAHTGTQMFSANITVNIPGDIHIAQLRNEFLDFCDSLNLDAVLEPVKG; encoded by the coding sequence ATGACTCAGTCCAAGTATCTCGTGATCTCCGCACTCGGCAAGGACCGGCCCGGTATCGTCGATCGCCTCACCGGTCCCGTAATGGAAGCGGGCTGTAACATCCTCGATACCCGCATGACAGTTCTGGGCGGCGAGTTCGCCATTCTTCTGATGGTGGAGGGCTCCTGGGCTGAAGTCGCCAAGCTCGAACACCTGCTCCCCGTGCTGGAAAAGCGGCTTGAGCTGACCATCATCGCCAAGCGCACCGAAGAGCGCCCCGATCGGACCGGCGGGATGCCCTACCTGATCAATGTGGTGTCACTCGACCATCCGGGTATCGTCAACCAGATTGCCGGATTTTTCTCGACCCGTAACATCAACATCGAGGATCTCTATACCGAGAGCTATCGCGCGGCCCATACCGGGACCCAGATGTTTTCGGCCAACATCACGGTAAACATTCCCGGCGATATTCACATCGCCCAGTTGCGAAACGAGTTTCTCGATTTCTGCGATTCGCTCAATCTCGATGCAGTCCTCGAGCCGGTCAAGGGTTGA
- the dapA gene encoding 4-hydroxy-tetrahydrodipicolinate synthase, translating to MFHGSLVALATPMRADGSIDEQSLEQLVEFHIENGTDGIVAVGTTGESPTLDHDEHCWVIKRVVDMAGGRIPVIGGTGANSTREAIELTRCAMEAGVDACLLVVPYYNKPTQEGMYLHFAAIAEAVPVPQLLYNVPGRTACDLLPDTVERLSHVSNIVGIKEATGDMQRARELIERCGDRMDIFSGDDATAMELMLMGGKGNVSVTANVAPRQMHEMCAAAIAGDREMAEAINSKLMPLHRKLFVEANPIPVKWALHEMGLIPPGIRLPLTVLSDAHHETVRDALRQAGVL from the coding sequence ATGTTTCATGGCAGTCTGGTGGCCCTGGCAACGCCGATGCGGGCCGATGGTTCCATCGACGAGCAGAGCCTGGAACAGCTGGTCGAGTTCCATATTGAAAACGGCACGGACGGAATCGTGGCTGTTGGCACCACCGGAGAGTCCCCAACGCTCGATCATGACGAGCACTGCTGGGTGATAAAACGGGTGGTTGACATGGCCGGCGGCCGGATTCCGGTGATAGGAGGTACTGGCGCCAATTCCACCCGGGAGGCGATCGAGTTGACCCGTTGCGCCATGGAAGCAGGGGTGGACGCCTGCCTGCTGGTGGTACCTTACTACAATAAGCCGACTCAGGAAGGCATGTACCTGCACTTCGCCGCTATCGCAGAGGCGGTTCCGGTGCCTCAACTCCTTTATAACGTGCCGGGTCGTACGGCCTGTGACCTTCTGCCGGATACCGTTGAGCGGCTCTCCCATGTCTCTAATATCGTCGGCATCAAGGAGGCGACCGGGGACATGCAGCGTGCCCGGGAACTGATCGAGCGCTGCGGCGACCGGATGGACATCTTCAGCGGTGATGATGCGACGGCGATGGAGCTGATGCTGATGGGTGGCAAGGGAAATGTCTCCGTGACTGCCAATGTTGCTCCCAGGCAGATGCATGAGATGTGTGCGGCCGCCATTGCAGGCGACCGTGAAATGGCGGAGGCGATCAACAGTAAGCTGATGCCCCTGCACCGCAAACTGTTCGTCGAAGCGAATCCTATCCCGGTCAAATGGGCACTGCATGAAATGGGGCTCATCCCGCCCGGAATTCGTCTGCCTCTGACCGTACTTTCGGATGCACACCACGAAACGGTACGCGACGCACTGCGCCAAGCGGGCGTTCTGTAG
- the bamC gene encoding outer membrane protein assembly factor BamC, translating to MRRLILIVAALTLLSLVAGCSSGSKSTRNAEYRQAGTLPPLEIPPDLTSPVVRNDTSLPEISSGQHASVTDAGGQRSAVLANKSNVEVKGRGDQRWLQIDAAPEDVWNRVRGFWLEHGFELEIDEPDIGIMETRWTDDPTDRPEGFLRKLLDRLYSASSRDKFRVRLERTDDNKTELYLTHYGVEQVVMEQQVRGNEDLVWQPRPSDPELAQEMLNRIMVSLGVDAQTSSRMLAEVEPERPQAELVKAGSELHVVVQDGFDRAWRRTGIALDRIGFVVEDRNRAEGVYFVRYVDRLADAGEKAEQGWLSKLFASDDERDSVKDGEKARVVVRGDDRETRVALQNAEGAAADPRRAEMVLERLAQQLR from the coding sequence GTGCGAAGACTGATTTTGATCGTGGCGGCATTGACCCTTTTGTCACTGGTGGCCGGCTGTAGCAGTGGTTCCAAGTCCACCCGTAATGCCGAGTATCGGCAGGCCGGAACGCTGCCGCCACTGGAGATTCCGCCGGACCTGACCAGTCCGGTGGTGCGGAACGACACCTCCCTGCCGGAAATTTCGTCCGGCCAGCACGCCTCTGTGACGGACGCAGGCGGTCAACGTTCGGCTGTGCTTGCCAACAAGAGCAATGTTGAGGTGAAGGGCCGGGGCGACCAGCGATGGCTCCAGATTGATGCCGCGCCCGAAGACGTCTGGAACCGGGTTCGTGGATTTTGGTTGGAGCACGGTTTCGAGCTCGAGATTGATGAGCCGGATATCGGCATTATGGAAACCCGCTGGACCGACGATCCGACCGACAGGCCGGAAGGGTTCCTCCGCAAGTTGCTCGACCGGCTCTATTCTGCGTCATCGCGTGACAAGTTTCGTGTGCGCCTCGAGCGTACTGATGATAACAAAACCGAACTCTATCTGACCCATTACGGGGTAGAGCAGGTGGTGATGGAGCAGCAGGTAAGGGGCAATGAGGACCTGGTCTGGCAGCCGCGTCCGAGCGATCCCGAACTGGCTCAGGAGATGCTGAATCGGATTATGGTTTCCCTGGGAGTTGATGCGCAAACCTCGAGTCGCATGCTCGCTGAGGTAGAACCGGAGCGGCCGCAAGCCGAGCTGGTGAAAGCCGGAAGTGAACTGCATGTCGTTGTGCAAGATGGCTTTGACCGCGCCTGGCGACGCACCGGCATAGCGCTGGATCGCATCGGGTTCGTTGTGGAAGACCGTAATCGCGCCGAGGGTGTGTATTTTGTCCGTTACGTTGATCGGTTGGCCGATGCGGGCGAAAAGGCGGAGCAGGGGTGGCTGAGCAAGCTGTTCGCCAGCGATGACGAGCGTGATTCGGTGAAAGACGGCGAAAAGGCGCGTGTGGTGGTCCGTGGCGACGACCGTGAAACCCGGGTTGCCCTGCAGAACGCCGAAGGCGCTGCCGCCGATCCACGCCGGGCCGAGATGGTGTTGGAGCGATTGGCGCAGCAGTTGCGCTAG
- a CDS encoding MBL fold metallo-hydrolase, with amino-acid sequence MRFASLGSGSSGNAALVEEGGTCVLIDCGFSVRETVRRLARLGRSPESIDAILVTHEHADHIGGVGVWARRYGTQVWMTPGTWGRRDLGELPRIELFSCHEPFAIGDLEIWPFPVPHDAREPSQFVIGNGAFRLGILTDAGRSTQHIEAQLEGCDALMIECNHDSGMLANGPYPPSLKARVGGEHGHLSNSQTAGVLERLNTSGLQHVVAAHLSEKNNHPDLARAAISDALCCAPEWVAVAEQDEGFGWREIV; translated from the coding sequence GTGCGATTTGCATCTCTTGGCAGCGGCAGTAGCGGAAATGCTGCACTGGTAGAAGAGGGCGGCACCTGCGTCCTCATCGATTGTGGCTTCTCCGTTCGGGAAACCGTGCGACGGCTGGCCCGTCTGGGTCGCTCGCCGGAATCGATCGACGCGATACTGGTGACCCATGAACACGCTGATCACATAGGCGGCGTGGGGGTTTGGGCCCGGCGCTACGGTACGCAGGTCTGGATGACGCCCGGTACCTGGGGGCGCCGGGACCTCGGTGAGCTTCCCCGGATTGAGTTGTTCAGCTGCCATGAACCGTTTGCCATCGGTGATCTCGAGATTTGGCCTTTTCCGGTACCACACGACGCCCGTGAACCGAGTCAATTCGTGATTGGCAACGGTGCCTTTCGGCTGGGAATCTTGACCGACGCCGGGCGCTCCACACAGCACATCGAAGCGCAACTGGAAGGCTGCGATGCGCTGATGATTGAATGTAATCATGATTCGGGGATGCTGGCCAACGGGCCATATCCGCCCTCACTCAAGGCGCGGGTAGGCGGGGAACATGGACATCTCAGCAACTCCCAGACGGCGGGCGTACTGGAACGGCTGAATACCTCGGGGCTCCAGCACGTGGTAGCCGCCCACCTCAGCGAGAAGAACAATCACCCGGACCTGGCGCGGGCCGCCATCAGTGATGCCCTGTGTTGTGCACCGGAATGGGTTGCGGTGGCTGAGCAGGACGAGGGTTTTGGCTGGCGCGAGATTGTCTGA
- the purC gene encoding phosphoribosylaminoimidazolesuccinocarboxamide synthase, which yields MEKKSELYAGKAKSVYNTDEADKLILQFRDDTSAFDGEKIEQLARKGMVNNKFNAFIMQKLEEAGVPTHFERLLSDTESVVKKLEMLPVECVVRNIAAGSIVRRLGVEEGIDLDPPTFEFFLKDDARHDPMINEYHIRTFGWATEAEIEQMKALTFRVNEVLKALFCDAGLLLVDYKLEYGRFEGRIILGDEFTPDGCRLWDAQTRDKLDKDRFRQGIGGVVEAYEAVARRLGVSLD from the coding sequence ATGGAAAAGAAGTCTGAACTCTACGCCGGCAAGGCGAAATCGGTGTACAACACCGACGAAGCGGACAAGTTGATCTTGCAGTTCCGCGATGACACCTCGGCGTTCGACGGCGAAAAAATCGAACAGTTGGCACGCAAGGGCATGGTGAACAACAAGTTCAACGCCTTCATTATGCAAAAGCTCGAAGAAGCGGGCGTACCCACCCACTTCGAGCGTTTGCTGTCCGACACCGAGTCGGTGGTAAAGAAGCTGGAGATGCTTCCGGTGGAGTGCGTGGTGCGAAATATTGCAGCCGGTTCCATCGTCCGGCGACTGGGCGTGGAGGAGGGCATCGATCTTGACCCGCCCACGTTCGAATTCTTTCTCAAGGATGATGCCCGGCACGATCCGATGATCAACGAATATCACATCCGGACTTTCGGCTGGGCTACAGAGGCCGAGATTGAGCAGATGAAGGCGCTGACCTTCCGGGTGAACGAAGTCTTGAAAGCACTGTTTTGCGACGCGGGGCTGCTGCTGGTCGACTACAAGCTGGAGTATGGCCGATTCGAAGGTCGGATCATCCTGGGTGATGAATTCACACCGGATGGCTGCCGTTTGTGGGATGCGCAGACCCGCGACAAGCTGGACAAGGATCGCTTCCGCCAGGGCATTGGCGGGGTGGTGGAAGCCTATGAAGCGGTGGCACGCCGCCTCGGAGTCTCTTTGGACTGA
- the parE gene encoding DNA topoisomerase IV subunit B, with protein sequence MAVDYTAESIEVLSGLEPVRKRPGMYTQTERPNHLAQEVIDNSVDEAIAGYAKSIEVTLYDDGSLAVKDDGRGMPVDIHPKEGVPGVEVILSKLHAGGKFSDKNYQFSGGLHGVGISVVNALSKHLDVRVRRGGKEYKITFGDGKKKSDLEVIGEVGKRNTGTTLHFWPDTTFFDSPKFSVPRLKHILRAKAVLCPGLHIRFKEEVSGETTEWLYEDGLRDYLMDALQGWETLPEEPFLGSFSGTTEAAEWAVVWLPEGGEATAESYVNLVPTAQGGTHVNGLRTGLTEAIREFCEFRNLLPRGVKIAPDDVWDKLSYILSVKMADPQFSGQTKERLSSRECAPFVSGVVKDAFSLWLNQHTDLGERIADQVINSAQSRLRAGRKVARKKVTQGPALPGKLADCSSSDPDRTELFLVEGDSAGGSAKQARNKEFQAIMPLRGKILNTWEVDPAEVLASQEVHDIAVAIGVDPGSENLSGLRYGKICVLADADSDGAHIATLLCALFLRHFRPLVASGNVYIAMPPLYRIDVGKELFYALDDAERQGVLDRIAAEKKKGKVAVTRFKGLGEMNPMQLRETTLAPDTRRLVQLTVEPGDDTNQLMDMLLAKKRSPERKSWLEQKGDLAEVLA encoded by the coding sequence ATGGCTGTTGACTACACCGCTGAATCGATTGAGGTCCTTTCGGGTCTGGAACCGGTGCGCAAGCGCCCCGGCATGTACACCCAGACCGAAAGGCCGAATCACCTGGCCCAGGAGGTCATCGACAACAGTGTCGATGAGGCGATTGCCGGGTACGCCAAGAGCATCGAGGTGACCCTCTACGACGATGGTTCGCTGGCGGTGAAGGATGACGGTCGCGGCATGCCGGTGGACATTCATCCCAAAGAGGGCGTGCCCGGCGTCGAGGTAATCCTCAGCAAACTGCACGCCGGCGGCAAATTCTCCGACAAGAACTACCAGTTTTCCGGTGGTCTGCACGGGGTGGGGATCTCGGTGGTCAATGCCCTCTCCAAACACCTGGATGTCCGGGTGCGGCGCGGTGGAAAGGAGTACAAAATCACCTTCGGCGACGGCAAGAAAAAGTCGGACCTGGAGGTGATTGGTGAGGTGGGCAAGCGTAATACCGGCACCACTCTGCACTTCTGGCCCGACACCACTTTCTTTGATTCGCCGAAATTCTCCGTTCCCCGTCTCAAGCACATCCTTCGGGCCAAGGCGGTGCTCTGCCCCGGATTGCACATCCGCTTCAAGGAGGAGGTCAGCGGCGAAACTACCGAGTGGCTCTACGAAGATGGTCTGCGGGACTATCTGATGGACGCCCTGCAGGGCTGGGAAACCCTTCCCGAGGAGCCCTTTCTGGGTAGCTTCAGCGGAACCACCGAGGCGGCTGAATGGGCGGTGGTGTGGCTGCCGGAGGGGGGTGAAGCAACAGCGGAAAGCTATGTCAATCTGGTGCCCACGGCCCAGGGTGGCACCCACGTCAACGGACTCCGCACCGGACTCACCGAAGCCATTCGCGAATTCTGCGAATTCCGGAATCTGTTGCCACGTGGTGTGAAGATTGCCCCGGACGACGTCTGGGACAAGCTCAGCTATATCCTCTCCGTCAAAATGGCGGATCCGCAATTCTCCGGCCAGACCAAGGAGCGCCTCTCTTCACGGGAGTGCGCCCCGTTTGTCTCGGGAGTGGTGAAGGATGCCTTCTCCCTCTGGCTCAATCAGCACACCGATCTCGGCGAACGCATCGCCGACCAGGTGATCAACAGCGCCCAGTCGCGGCTGCGGGCCGGGCGCAAGGTTGCCCGCAAGAAAGTCACGCAGGGACCGGCCCTGCCGGGCAAACTGGCTGACTGTTCGAGCTCCGATCCGGATCGGACAGAACTTTTTCTGGTGGAGGGTGATTCGGCCGGTGGTTCGGCCAAACAGGCCCGCAACAAGGAGTTTCAGGCCATCATGCCGCTACGCGGCAAGATCCTGAATACCTGGGAGGTGGACCCGGCCGAAGTGCTGGCGTCCCAGGAAGTACACGATATCGCCGTTGCCATCGGTGTCGATCCCGGCTCTGAAAACCTGTCAGGGCTTCGCTACGGCAAGATTTGTGTGCTCGCCGATGCCGACTCCGACGGTGCCCATATTGCCACGCTCCTGTGTGCGCTCTTTTTGCGCCATTTCCGTCCGCTGGTGGCTTCCGGCAATGTCTACATCGCCATGCCGCCGCTCTATCGGATCGATGTGGGCAAGGAGCTTTTCTATGCCCTGGACGACGCCGAGCGCCAGGGCGTGCTGGATCGCATTGCCGCCGAAAAGAAAAAGGGCAAGGTGGCGGTCACCCGCTTCAAGGGACTGGGCGAGATGAATCCCATGCAGCTGCGTGAGACCACCCTGGCCCCCGATACGCGACGCCTGGTGCAGCTGACGGTCGAACCCGGCGACGATACCAACCAACTGATGGATATGCTTCTCGCCAAGAAGCGCTCACCAGAGCGTAAATCATGGCTGGAGCAGAAAGGGGATTTGGCGGAAGTGCTGGCATAG
- a CDS encoding DUF3096 domain-containing protein: MTMVTIQPIVALIAGILILLVPRMLNYVVAVYLIIVGILGLIQ, translated from the coding sequence ATGACCATGGTCACCATACAACCTATTGTGGCACTGATTGCCGGGATCCTGATTTTACTGGTTCCGCGGATGCTGAATTATGTTGTCGCCGTGTACCTCATCATCGTCGGAATCCTCGGCCTCATTCAGTAG